One Methanohalophilus mahii DSM 5219 genomic window carries:
- a CDS encoding ABC transporter permease — MKTKPVSKKGIEIISLVTAIILWQLLADLVIGNTFILPSFTDVVYAFITIIERGVLFTDLTISLLHFGIGIISALVIGVPIGIAMGWFHNADRVADPLIEIVRPIPPLAWIPFAIVWFGLTHISAGFVVFVGAVFPIIINTLTGFKSVSKVYVEAGKVLGCMKSTSLIRYIALPYSLPSIAAGIRIAMGVGWMCLVAAEMFGVSKNGLGYKIWWHYYLHQMDFVLVYMLILGFLGLLIDRVFRWYVDGKLLKWRKGVVV, encoded by the coding sequence ATGAAAACCAAACCGGTTTCAAAAAAAGGCATAGAAATCATTTCCCTGGTAACAGCCATTATTTTATGGCAACTTTTAGCTGATCTTGTTATAGGGAATACCTTCATTCTTCCAAGTTTTACAGATGTAGTTTATGCTTTCATCACAATAATCGAAAGGGGAGTTCTGTTCACCGATCTTACGATAAGTCTGCTGCACTTTGGAATAGGTATCATTTCGGCTCTTGTTATAGGTGTCCCAATCGGGATTGCAATGGGATGGTTCCATAATGCAGACAGGGTAGCAGATCCCCTGATTGAGATTGTGCGCCCGATTCCTCCTCTTGCATGGATTCCCTTTGCAATTGTGTGGTTTGGTCTGACTCACATATCTGCCGGATTTGTAGTTTTTGTAGGAGCCGTTTTCCCGATTATTATCAATACATTGACCGGTTTCAAAAGTGTTTCAAAAGTTTATGTGGAAGCCGGCAAGGTGCTGGGTTGTATGAAAAGTACCTCTCTTATTCGTTATATTGCACTACCCTATTCACTGCCCTCTATAGCTGCAGGCATAAGAATTGCCATGGGTGTTGGCTGGATGTGTCTGGTAGCAGCTGAGATGTTCGGTGTCAGTAAAAACGGTCTGGGATACAAGATATGGTGGCATTATTATCTTCACCAGATGGATTTTGTGCTGGTCTACATGCTCATTCTGGGCTTTTTGGGGCTATTGATAGATCGTGTTTTCCGCTGGTATGTGGACGGGAAATTGCTTAAATGGAGAAAAGGAGTCGTTGTTTAA
- a CDS encoding ABC transporter ATP-binding protein, translated as MGRLVIENVGQSFEKDKGESTDALKDVNFEVKDGEFVCIIGPSGCGKTTLLRIVAGLDRADSGRILLDGETITSPDPRRGMVFQEYSLFPWRTVIDNVTFGLDMSGMDRKESRKIAEEYLRLVGLEQFRDSYPYELSGGMRQRIAIVRALANDPAVLLMDEPFGSLDAQTRNKLQQELLQIWESKKITILFVTHSVDEAVYLSDRIAVMTSRPGRIKEMVDVDLPRPRDRTSISANKLRNRLLKMLAEENK; from the coding sequence ATGGGCAGACTTGTGATTGAGAATGTGGGGCAGAGTTTTGAGAAGGATAAGGGTGAGTCTACCGATGCTCTCAAAGATGTGAACTTTGAGGTAAAAGATGGTGAATTTGTCTGTATCATTGGGCCATCAGGTTGTGGAAAAACTACCCTTTTGCGCATTGTTGCCGGATTGGACAGGGCGGATTCGGGCAGGATCCTACTGGATGGTGAGACGATAACTTCTCCCGATCCACGCAGGGGGATGGTCTTTCAGGAATATTCATTGTTCCCCTGGAGAACGGTTATAGACAATGTGACATTTGGTCTGGATATGAGTGGTATGGATAGGAAAGAATCCAGGAAGATTGCTGAAGAATATCTGAGGCTTGTAGGCCTTGAACAGTTCCGGGACAGTTATCCTTACGAACTTTCAGGAGGAATGAGACAAAGGATCGCTATTGTCAGGGCCCTTGCAAACGATCCTGCAGTTTTGCTTATGGATGAGCCTTTTGGGTCCCTTGATGCCCAGACACGCAATAAACTCCAGCAGGAACTGTTACAGATATGGGAATCTAAGAAGATAACAATTCTTTTTGTAACACACAGTGTGGATGAAGCAGTTTATCTCTCCGACAGGATTGCTGTTATGACTTCCCGTCCCGGGCGAATAAAGGAAATGGTTGATGTCGATCTACCTCGTCCCAGGGACAGGACAAGTATCTCTGCAAATAAACTGCGTAACAGGCTGCTGAAAATGCTGGCTGAAGAAAATAAATAA
- a CDS encoding bactofilin family protein, with the protein MNEDNENIMKFHPQSNTYILRKKSYFEQNISLDGNLITGSDTNFWKNLKVAGNVELGKGTVVRGNLHAEEVILGPNCRVDGDIYASRNATLLDRCTIGGHAITDGWMKVRPGCNIKFVRAKKELELIGKVNVESIESGTKVIVHSE; encoded by the coding sequence ATGAATGAAGACAATGAGAATATCATGAAATTCCATCCACAGAGTAATACCTACATTCTCCGGAAAAAGTCCTATTTTGAGCAAAATATAAGCCTGGATGGAAATCTCATTACAGGATCAGATACTAATTTCTGGAAAAATCTGAAAGTTGCCGGCAACGTAGAACTTGGCAAGGGTACAGTTGTGAGAGGAAATCTCCATGCAGAAGAAGTGATACTGGGCCCAAATTGCAGGGTAGACGGGGATATTTATGCCAGCAGGAATGCGACTCTGCTTGATCGTTGCACAATCGGTGGCCACGCCATTACAGATGGCTGGATGAAAGTACGGCCTGGTTGCAATATAAAGTTTGTAAGGGCAAAAAAAGAACTGGAACTTATTGGTAAAGTCAATGTTGAAAGTATAGAATCAGGCACGAAAGTAATCGTACATTCTGAATGA
- a CDS encoding prenyltransferase/squalene oxidase repeat-containing protein yields the protein MKNSIKNLSRKPGDCKIQAKEIKYKDAARRGLDWLDESQPVTLKEYARSTTASYHWGRGYTRTSTLIREIHRPQSFREICRGASALATMGIYYPAVTHYIKTKQNNGNLEDIYDRTYALIALADLEVPCPGECQKIIKDFDSTWEHPGTIALIIICLIKQSELTGKDYTDFIREKTDWLLSRVQENGGWKFIATSNLVLQALIMAGRSGEIDQSIRWLLKKQNDNGSWGKNNGDITATAQSLITLALYINA from the coding sequence TTGAAGAACTCTATAAAAAACCTATCAAGAAAGCCAGGGGATTGTAAGATTCAGGCAAAGGAAATTAAATATAAGGATGCAGCAAGAAGAGGGCTTGATTGGCTGGATGAAAGTCAGCCTGTGACCCTCAAGGAATATGCCAGAAGCACAACAGCCAGCTACCACTGGGGCAGAGGATATACCCGTACATCCACCCTAATAAGAGAGATTCACAGGCCACAATCTTTCAGGGAAATTTGCAGAGGTGCCTCAGCCCTTGCCACAATGGGAATCTATTATCCTGCAGTAACCCATTATATCAAAACCAAACAGAATAATGGTAATTTAGAAGATATATATGATAGAACCTATGCCCTGATTGCCCTTGCAGATCTCGAAGTGCCCTGTCCCGGCGAATGCCAGAAAATCATAAAGGATTTTGATAGTACATGGGAACATCCCGGTACGATTGCCTTGATAATAATTTGCCTCATAAAACAATCAGAACTGACAGGAAAAGACTACACTGATTTTATCAGGGAAAAAACGGACTGGTTGTTGTCACGGGTGCAGGAAAACGGTGGTTGGAAATTCATAGCAACCAGCAATCTTGTTTTGCAGGCACTGATAATGGCCGGTCGCTCAGGTGAGATAGACCAATCGATCCGTTGGTTACTGAAAAAACAGAATGATAATGGTAGTTGGGGTAAAAATAACGGAGATATTACGGCTACTGCACAGTCACTGATAACTCTTGCTCTGTATATCAACGCTTAA